In one Thermosipho ferrireducens genomic region, the following are encoded:
- a CDS encoding electron transfer flavoprotein subunit alpha/FixB family protein: protein MKHSNIFVFIETVNQKAKPVSWELMAKARELSEKLEGSEVWGVLLGNELDEVCKEAIARGADKVLYVKNSELNEYINYKYQKVLVDMVKKYKPEIFLIGATLEGRELAGMIATELKTGLTADCTGLDIIPEKELLAMTRPTFGGNLMATIFCPEHVPQMATVRPGVMKELPPDFKRAGEIIVEEYQMPEVEKLIEVLESIPVKSGSNLQYAPVVISGGNGVGGPEGFKMLRKLADLLGGEVGASRAAVKKGWVPYEYQVGQTGKTIRPVLYIACGISGAIQHIVGIKESDIIVAINKDENAPIFEVADMGIVGDLHKVVPALIEIIENKLKSGARK from the coding sequence ATGAAACACTCGAATATATTCGTTTTCATAGAAACTGTTAATCAAAAAGCAAAACCTGTCTCCTGGGAACTTATGGCAAAAGCCAGAGAACTTTCTGAAAAACTGGAAGGTAGCGAAGTCTGGGGAGTTCTCCTTGGGAATGAGTTAGATGAAGTTTGTAAAGAGGCTATAGCAAGGGGTGCTGACAAGGTATTGTATGTGAAAAATTCTGAACTAAACGAGTATATAAATTATAAATACCAGAAGGTATTGGTTGATATGGTTAAAAAATATAAACCAGAGATATTTTTGATAGGAGCTACGTTAGAAGGCAGAGAATTAGCAGGGATGATTGCAACAGAGTTAAAAACGGGACTTACAGCAGACTGTACCGGGTTGGACATTATCCCGGAGAAAGAACTTTTAGCTATGACAAGGCCGACATTTGGTGGTAATTTAATGGCTACTATTTTTTGCCCTGAGCATGTTCCGCAGATGGCCACTGTAAGACCTGGGGTTATGAAAGAATTGCCACCAGATTTTAAAAGGGCCGGGGAAATTATAGTTGAAGAATATCAAATGCCTGAAGTGGAAAAATTAATAGAAGTTCTGGAATCAATACCTGTAAAAAGTGGTTCGAATTTACAATATGCTCCTGTAGTTATATCAGGAGGGAATGGTGTAGGAGGGCCTGAGGGATTTAAAATGCTGAGAAAACTTGCAGATTTACTTGGAGGTGAAGTTGGAGCATCAAGAGCAGCGGTGAAAAAAGGGTGGGTACCTTATGAATATCAAGTCGGGCAAACAGGAAAAACAATAAGGCCAGTATTATACATAGCCTGTGGAATCTCTGGAGCAATCCAGCACATAGTGGGGATTAAAGAATCTGATATTATTGTAGCAATTAATAAAGATGAGAATGCACCGATATTTGAGGTTGCAGATATGGGAATTGTAGGAGATTTACACAAAGTTGTTCCAGCTTTAATTGAAATAATTGAGAATAAATTAAAGAGCGGGGCGAGAAAATGA
- a CDS encoding electron transfer flavoprotein subunit beta/FixA family protein codes for MNVLVCIKQIPDTTNVRIDRKTNNLIREGVPAVINPDDLHALELAAHLKEEMGAKTCVLTMGPPQAINALKDALMFGIDEAYLLSDRTFAGADTLATTYALNLGINKIEEDFGRFDIILTGKQAADGDTGQVGPGIATRRGYSLGAYIEKIEKVTDEYVIAVRRIDRGYEKIRIKLPAVLTITHEFAKPRYGSLPDLIRAIKYEPKVLNAKDIGADPKLCGFFGSPTRVVRTNVPPARKGGDIISKNDEPKKAAERLLLELKKFSAIRLVEIFNTILESDEK; via the coding sequence ATGAATGTATTAGTTTGTATTAAACAAATTCCAGATACCACAAATGTTAGGATTGACAGAAAAACGAACAATCTTATTAGGGAAGGTGTTCCTGCTGTTATAAATCCAGATGATTTACACGCTCTGGAGTTAGCAGCTCATTTGAAAGAAGAAATGGGAGCTAAAACATGTGTTTTAACAATGGGACCACCTCAAGCTATCAACGCGTTAAAAGATGCGTTAATGTTTGGGATTGATGAAGCTTACTTACTTAGCGATAGAACATTTGCTGGAGCTGATACCTTAGCCACAACTTATGCTCTAAACCTGGGAATAAACAAAATCGAAGAAGATTTTGGAAGGTTTGACATCATTTTAACTGGAAAGCAGGCAGCTGATGGTGATACCGGGCAAGTAGGCCCGGGAATAGCTACAAGACGCGGTTATTCGCTGGGGGCTTACATTGAAAAAATAGAAAAAGTAACCGATGAGTATGTTATTGCTGTTAGGAGGATAGATCGAGGATATGAGAAAATCAGGATTAAATTACCGGCAGTGTTGACTATAACTCATGAATTTGCAAAACCAAGGTATGGATCACTTCCGGATTTAATTAGAGCGATTAAGTATGAGCCAAAGGTTTTGAATGCAAAAGATATAGGAGCTGATCCAAAGCTTTGTGGATTTTTTGGTTCCCCTACGCGTGTTGTAAGAACTAATGTCCCACCTGCAAGAAAAGGTGGTGATATTATTTCTAAAAATGATGAACCAAAAAAGGCAGCGGAAAGGTTACTTTTGGAATTAAAAAAATTCTCAGCAATTAGACTTGTAGAAATTTTTAATACTATTTTGGAGAGTGATGAAAAATGA
- the ccsA gene encoding cytochrome c biogenesis protein CcsA, with amino-acid sequence MKDTIFYSLAFGLYLVALLMEIISLFLKKEKIHALAMYTLLLAGILETPGLILRGIQMKFIPITSTFEAVTFIAWVGAFVVFYFYKKYKIDSQTAFISIAVLTTFFAISSSPLVSSEINPPIPALQSYWLVLHVSFAFIGEVFFVVSFATALIYLWSKKEKVKKKMDELTYKSILIGFPFFTLGALIFGAIWAKYAWGRFWSWDPKETWSLITWLFYAGYLHSRYLLKWKGKRSSIIAIIAFMLMIFTFFGVNYILSGLHSYS; translated from the coding sequence GTGAAAGATACTATATTTTATTCTCTGGCTTTTGGACTGTATCTGGTTGCTTTGCTTATGGAAATAATTTCTTTGTTTTTAAAAAAGGAGAAAATTCATGCTTTGGCAATGTACACGCTTCTTTTGGCCGGTATTTTAGAAACACCGGGTTTGATTTTGCGGGGAATTCAAATGAAATTTATACCAATCACATCAACTTTTGAAGCTGTCACTTTTATTGCCTGGGTTGGAGCTTTTGTGGTTTTTTATTTTTATAAGAAATACAAAATAGATTCTCAGACGGCTTTCATATCAATCGCTGTGTTAACAACTTTCTTTGCCATATCTTCTTCTCCATTGGTTTCATCAGAAATTAACCCCCCGATACCTGCACTTCAAAGTTACTGGCTTGTTTTGCATGTTTCTTTTGCTTTTATAGGGGAAGTATTTTTCGTAGTATCTTTTGCCACAGCGTTGATATATTTATGGTCTAAAAAAGAGAAGGTCAAAAAGAAAATGGACGAGTTAACATACAAAAGCATACTCATAGGTTTTCCATTTTTTACGCTGGGAGCTTTAATTTTTGGAGCTATATGGGCTAAGTATGCGTGGGGAAGATTTTGGTCGTGGGATCCGAAAGAAACCTGGAGTCTGATCACCTGGCTTTTCTATGCCGGTTATTTGCATTCAAGATATCTTTTGAAATGGAAGGGTAAACGAAGCAGTATTATAGCTATAATTGCGTTTATGCTAATGATTTTTACATTTTTCGGAGTAAATTACATACTTTCTGGGCTACATAGTTATTCTTAG
- a CDS encoding cytochrome c biogenesis protein ResB, which produces MKKVIELFKSLKFALVLMISISIFAALGTFIPQYHVSEYYISKYGITGYIILFLQLDHYSNSIIFGFLLTLFFLNTLVCTFVRIVKVYPSLFRKRFKSDSVEEFEGSMKELKIKLKEQGFKAKIKGNEMYGSKALLGKIGPDIIHVGILIAIVSGLVIGLTTKMEKFYLSPGDEFNVDGKVLELADFKFYTYENGMPKDWISIVRYDGKTYSIEVNKPMNIQKGKLYQWSHKVDWNVKLRFEGLDYVYEGPDDSSFKAGNYRIKISRFIPHLRVSNGKVYNMSNEPVNPAILVEYYNLLGVRIGRQWVFENFDYPTDPKDFPVKAYLAGYKKYEQTGLLYVKSQGDLLMFIALIFIGIGSMLSIRRDYNKVYAVRDKDKIRVYFYQKEKL; this is translated from the coding sequence ATGAAAAAGGTTATAGAGCTTTTTAAATCATTAAAATTTGCTTTAGTGTTAATGATATCAATTTCAATCTTTGCCGCTTTAGGGACATTTATCCCACAATATCATGTATCAGAGTATTATATTTCAAAATATGGTATTACAGGATATATCATTTTATTTTTGCAGCTTGATCATTATAGTAATTCTATAATTTTTGGATTTCTTTTAACGCTTTTTTTCCTGAATACCCTGGTATGTACTTTTGTTCGAATTGTAAAAGTTTACCCTTCGTTGTTTAGAAAAAGGTTTAAAAGTGATAGTGTTGAAGAATTTGAAGGAAGTATGAAGGAATTAAAAATCAAGCTAAAAGAACAGGGGTTTAAAGCAAAGATTAAAGGAAATGAAATGTATGGAAGTAAAGCACTTCTGGGAAAGATAGGTCCAGATATAATCCATGTTGGTATTTTAATCGCTATTGTTAGTGGTTTAGTTATAGGTCTTACAACTAAAATGGAGAAATTTTATTTGAGTCCTGGTGATGAGTTTAACGTTGATGGAAAAGTGTTGGAATTAGCAGATTTTAAATTCTATACTTACGAAAATGGAATGCCAAAAGATTGGATCTCAATAGTAAGATATGATGGTAAAACTTATAGTATAGAGGTTAATAAACCTATGAATATTCAAAAAGGGAAATTATATCAATGGTCTCATAAGGTTGATTGGAATGTTAAGTTGAGATTTGAAGGGTTGGATTATGTTTATGAGGGACCAGATGATAGTAGTTTTAAAGCGGGAAATTATAGGATAAAAATAAGTAGATTTATCCCACACTTGAGAGTTTCCAATGGAAAAGTTTATAACATGAGTAATGAACCGGTAAATCCTGCTATTTTAGTTGAATATTACAATTTACTTGGAGTAAGAATTGGCAGACAGTGGGTTTTCGAAAACTTTGATTATCCCACTGATCCGAAAGACTTTCCGGTAAAAGCGTATTTGGCTGGATATAAAAAATATGAACAAACAGGTCTTTTGTATGTTAAATCACAGGGAGATTTACTAATGTTTATAGCGTTAATATTCATAGGAATAGGGTCCATGCTTTCAATAAGAAGAGATTATAATAAAGTTTATGCGGTGAGAGACAAGGACAAAATAAGAGTTTACTTTTATCAAAAAGAAAAATTGTAA
- a CDS encoding NapC/NirT family cytochrome c, which yields MKVVVDFFKLLFEVVVAGFNLILLFFDFVRRHVHLSEKIAIILLGVFILGGIGLVIAIEATSTNSFCLTCHPYFEKEFYETSHGEAGVDCADCHIPSDIAGFTRAKLGGLREAWIYFTQDHPENREDWYNNYKEHWEKIAYEKNLTEETCLECHGESEEIPYMEVEAYGINIHQQLKVKEKGLSCFDCHYNFVHGVLEWEDKK from the coding sequence GTGAAAGTTGTTGTTGACTTTTTTAAATTGCTTTTTGAGGTTGTAGTAGCTGGTTTCAATTTAATATTGTTGTTTTTTGATTTTGTGAGAAGACATGTCCATCTTTCTGAAAAGATTGCGATTATCTTGTTAGGTGTATTTATTTTGGGTGGAATAGGATTGGTTATTGCAATAGAGGCAACTTCAACTAATAGTTTTTGTTTGACCTGCCATCCATACTTTGAAAAGGAGTTTTATGAAACCAGTCATGGAGAGGCTGGAGTTGATTGTGCAGATTGCCATATTCCCTCCGATATTGCTGGGTTTACAAGGGCAAAGTTAGGAGGATTAAGAGAGGCGTGGATCTATTTTACTCAGGACCATCCTGAAAACAGAGAAGATTGGTATAACAATTATAAAGAGCACTGGGAAAAGATAGCCTATGAAAAAAATTTGACGGAAGAAACATGTCTGGAATGTCATGGGGAAAGTGAAGAAATACCATATATGGAAGTAGAGGCTTATGGTATAAATATACATCAACAACTAAAAGTGAAAGAAAAGGGTCTTTCTTGCTTTGATTGTCACTATAATTTTGTTCATGGAGTGCTGGAATGGGAGGATAAAAAATGA
- a CDS encoding CPBP family intramembrane glutamic endopeptidase yields MHKKIRIPGFLSLLILAYILWYNVFKFSDFLYVMLISSFVLAVLGVIFGADIGLKVNKLEAVLIILETALMYFLFWILRFIANFFEPLREGIEDIYRLMDRYDFVLLIIVLMLIGIFEEIFWRGFVTKALVDSIDNPVIALTISSAIYSLIYLYTMNIVLVISAFIIGLIFSVTYFITGKVTTTMYIHMLWTPLIFAILPLN; encoded by the coding sequence GTGCATAAGAAAATTCGTATCCCTGGATTCCTATCGTTATTAATTCTGGCGTATATACTCTGGTACAACGTGTTTAAATTTTCAGATTTCCTTTATGTTATGTTGATTTCTTCATTTGTGTTAGCAGTGCTTGGAGTGATTTTTGGTGCGGACATAGGGTTGAAAGTTAACAAATTAGAAGCGGTTTTGATTATTCTGGAGACTGCGCTAATGTACTTTCTTTTCTGGATACTTAGATTTATAGCTAATTTTTTCGAACCGTTGCGTGAAGGTATAGAGGATATTTATAGACTAATGGATAGATATGACTTTGTGCTTTTGATAATAGTACTTATGTTGATTGGAATTTTTGAAGAAATTTTTTGGCGAGGTTTTGTAACAAAAGCGTTAGTTGATAGTATAGACAATCCTGTTATTGCTTTAACAATTTCTTCTGCGATATATTCGTTGATTTACTTATATACTATGAATATAGTCTTAGTTATTTCTGCGTTTATAATAGGTTTAATTTTTTCTGTGACCTATTTTATTACAGGGAAAGTGACAACAACTATGTATATTCATATGCTTTGGACACCACTTATCTTTGCTATATTACCTTTAAACTGA
- a CDS encoding MBL fold metallo-hydrolase, translating to MKIKILCNDSSRKNFFYEHGLSILINDTILFDTGQTDIFIKNGEKLHVDFQKIEKIFISHGHYDHVGGLFHLQNKTNATVFIHKKALIPKFSAKKFAGIPYDWNKIPFKVVYTDKDTVIDNIHIINSIPTDKEIINKKFNVNGKQDLFDDEINLIINNVLFTGCAHKGIENILKYTMKNYKIKAVVGGFHLSGASSKRIKKIIALFKSYNLEIFPLHCTGSDVIKLLKEELNEKCIELKAGDEWRLI from the coding sequence TTGAAAATTAAAATTTTGTGCAATGATTCCTCAAGAAAAAATTTCTTTTATGAACATGGCCTTTCAATTCTAATTAATGATACAATTCTATTTGATACAGGCCAAACAGACATTTTTATAAAAAATGGCGAGAAATTGCACGTTGACTTTCAAAAAATTGAGAAAATTTTTATTTCTCATGGTCATTATGATCACGTAGGAGGATTATTTCACCTCCAGAATAAAACAAATGCCACTGTCTTCATCCACAAAAAAGCGTTAATTCCAAAATTTAGTGCTAAAAAATTCGCGGGAATTCCTTACGATTGGAATAAAATTCCTTTTAAGGTGGTTTATACTGACAAGGATACAGTTATTGACAATATTCATATCATAAACTCTATTCCAACCGATAAAGAAATAATCAACAAAAAATTTAATGTAAACGGGAAACAGGATCTATTTGACGATGAAATAAACTTGATTATTAATAATGTTCTTTTTACTGGCTGTGCTCACAAAGGTATTGAAAATATTTTGAAATATACCATGAAAAATTATAAAATAAAAGCTGTGGTTGGTGGATTTCATTTGTCAGGTGCTTCAAGCAAAAGAATAAAAAAGATAATAGCTCTTTTTAAAAGTTACAATCTCGAAATTTTTCCACTGCATTGCACAGGAAGTGATGTAATTAAACTTTTAAAAGAGGAATTAAATGAAAAATGTATAGAATTAAAAGCTGGTGATGAATGGAGGTTAATATGA
- a CDS encoding PadR family transcriptional regulator — translation MRRGSGRYRKTFIEPFILLIIAETPLHGYEIANKLSRYGIELTGLGQMGNLYRILSRLEDEKYITSQWDSNARGPSKKVYSITPKGIEQLKNSKKELLKVKKIIEEFVSKVSKFE, via the coding sequence ATGAGAAGAGGGTCAGGAAGATATAGAAAAACGTTTATTGAACCATTTATTTTATTGATTATAGCAGAAACTCCTCTTCATGGTTATGAAATTGCAAACAAACTTTCCAGATATGGAATAGAACTTACAGGATTAGGTCAAATGGGAAATTTATATAGAATTTTATCGAGACTTGAAGATGAAAAATACATCACTTCACAATGGGATTCAAATGCCCGAGGGCCATCTAAAAAAGTTTATTCTATCACCCCAAAAGGTATTGAACAATTGAAAAACAGCAAGAAAGAATTATTAAAAGTTAAAAAAATCATAGAAGAATTCGTTTCAAAAGTCTCGAAATTTGAATGA
- a CDS encoding FAD-dependent oxidoreductase, with amino-acid sequence MNNIYDVVIIGGSAAGIVAATTGKCCYPDKSFLMIRKEKDALVPCGIPYVFGFLGTTEKNIIPLEPIKKAGIDFLQDEVTKIDRKNKIIFTKSEKEFRYEKLILATGSKPYVPDIKGNDLENVFTVPKNKEYLDNMLEKLKNLNKIVVIGAGFIGVEVSEQLAHIGKEITIIEILPHILGKAFDSNIASLAQKELEKLGIKVLTNTKVLEITGNKKVDGIVLENGKILSTDAVIFATGYQPNSELAKSAGLELNKYNAIRVDSYMRTNDPDIFAIGDCAQKVDFITRKSVPIMLASTATSEARIAGTNLYRLSTVRSFLGTIAIFSTKIGGKVFASAGLTEEEAQKNNFDVKTGYFEGIDKHPGSLPNANKQIVKLIVSKESDVIIGGEIVGGDTVGELINVVGMAIQNNVSITELFISQIGTHPLLTSAPTAYPLIKAAQNVFISK; translated from the coding sequence ATGAATAATATATATGATGTAGTTATTATTGGCGGAAGTGCTGCTGGCATTGTTGCAGCCACGACTGGAAAATGCTGTTATCCTGACAAAAGTTTTTTAATGATTAGAAAAGAAAAGGATGCGCTGGTTCCGTGTGGTATACCATATGTGTTTGGTTTTTTAGGAACAACCGAAAAAAATATAATACCATTAGAACCTATTAAAAAAGCTGGTATTGACTTTCTACAAGATGAAGTAACAAAAATTGACAGGAAAAACAAAATAATCTTCACAAAATCTGAAAAGGAATTTCGGTACGAGAAGTTAATATTGGCAACTGGTTCAAAACCTTATGTTCCAGACATAAAAGGTAACGATCTGGAAAATGTATTTACTGTTCCAAAAAATAAAGAATATTTAGATAATATGCTTGAAAAACTTAAAAATCTAAACAAAATAGTAGTAATAGGAGCTGGTTTTATAGGTGTTGAAGTTTCCGAACAATTAGCTCATATAGGTAAAGAAATCACCATAATTGAAATATTACCCCATATTTTAGGAAAAGCTTTTGATAGTAATATAGCCAGCTTAGCTCAGAAAGAACTTGAAAAATTAGGTATAAAAGTTCTAACAAATACAAAAGTGTTAGAAATAACTGGGAACAAAAAAGTCGATGGTATAGTATTAGAAAACGGCAAAATTTTATCAACTGATGCAGTAATCTTTGCTACCGGATATCAACCCAACTCAGAATTAGCAAAAAGTGCGGGATTAGAATTAAATAAATACAATGCAATAAGAGTAGATAGTTATATGAGAACAAATGATCCAGATATTTTTGCAATCGGAGATTGTGCCCAGAAGGTTGATTTCATTACACGAAAAAGCGTTCCAATAATGCTGGCTTCAACTGCAACTTCTGAGGCGAGAATCGCTGGAACAAATTTATATAGACTCTCAACTGTTAGGAGCTTTCTGGGAACAATTGCAATATTCTCAACTAAAATAGGAGGTAAAGTCTTTGCCTCTGCTGGTTTGACCGAAGAAGAAGCGCAAAAAAATAATTTTGATGTTAAAACAGGTTATTTCGAAGGAATTGATAAGCATCCCGGTTCACTTCCCAACGCAAATAAACAAATAGTTAAATTAATTGTTTCAAAAGAATCAGACGTAATAATAGGCGGTGAAATTGTTGGAGGAGATACTGTTGGAGAACTTATTAACGTTGTCGGAATGGCGATTCAGAATAACGTTAGTATAACAGAATTATTTATCTCTCAAATTGGAACTCATCCTCTCCTCACTTCAGCACCAACTGCTTATCCATTAATTAAAGCTGCACAAAACGTTTTTATATCAAAATAG
- a CDS encoding ATP-binding protein, whose translation MKIAILSGKGGTGKTTVSTNFAWVLSKTISVQLLDADVEEPNDHIFFNVSFDYEENVELLLPLVNNEICIKCGKCSNNCQFGAISVFNSGTLVFENLCHGCGVCEMVCPVNAITERPKNIGKVMIGTINKNLKFGMGILKIGEPSGVKIIRQLKKHIDNKVEVVIIDSQPGTSCPVVETLRNVDFAILVTEPTTFGLHDLSLAVELIKDMKIPSGIIINRDNFRTNIIDNFAKKEKIPILMKIPFKKQIARIYSEGNLFSEFLPEFQEKFLSVYETIKELIK comes from the coding sequence GTGAAGATAGCGATTTTAAGCGGAAAAGGAGGCACAGGCAAAACTACTGTTTCAACAAATTTCGCCTGGGTTCTATCTAAAACAATTTCTGTTCAATTACTTGATGCTGATGTTGAAGAACCAAATGACCATATCTTCTTCAACGTATCATTTGATTATGAAGAAAATGTAGAACTCCTACTTCCATTAGTTAACAATGAAATATGTATAAAATGTGGAAAATGTTCAAACAACTGTCAATTTGGTGCCATCTCAGTCTTCAACTCTGGAACTCTTGTATTTGAAAATTTATGCCACGGATGCGGTGTATGTGAAATGGTTTGTCCTGTTAACGCGATCACTGAAAGACCAAAAAATATAGGTAAAGTAATGATTGGTACCATAAATAAAAACCTTAAATTTGGAATGGGAATCTTAAAGATCGGTGAACCTTCAGGGGTAAAGATCATCAGACAACTCAAAAAACATATCGACAATAAAGTTGAAGTCGTTATTATTGATTCTCAACCAGGGACTTCCTGTCCTGTCGTAGAAACGCTGAGAAATGTTGATTTCGCAATTCTCGTCACCGAACCAACCACTTTTGGTCTACATGATTTATCTTTAGCTGTAGAACTTATTAAAGATATGAAAATCCCTTCTGGAATTATTATCAACAGAGACAATTTCAGAACAAACATCATAGATAACTTTGCAAAAAAAGAAAAAATACCTATTTTAATGAAGATACCTTTTAAAAAGCAAATTGCAAGAATCTATTCTGAAGGAAATTTATTCTCAGAGTTTTTACCAGAATTCCAGGAAAAATTCCTTTCGGTTTATGAAACCATAAAGGAGTTGATTAAATGA
- a CDS encoding ATP-binding protein: MKQIAIVSGKGGTGKTTLSSSLGILFENSILADCDVDAANLNLMFNSKVIEKHEYYGGKKAIIVPEKCDGCGICKKVCRFEAIITVSNIYKVDQYACEGCNACVISCPQRAIKLVESLSGEFYYSVSENKNIIHANLNPGEETSGGLVAEVRKLSIEKGKNLKKEIILIDGAPGVGCPATSSIAATYFVIIVTEPTSSGIHDLKRIIDTVNHFKRNFAIVINKYDINEEITGKIEDFCKDEKIEILGKIPFDETVEKAILETRPVVTYENSKAARAIIEIYKKLLKVIKKEV; encoded by the coding sequence ATGAAACAAATAGCAATAGTCAGTGGAAAAGGCGGAACAGGCAAAACCACCCTGAGTTCTTCTCTTGGAATCCTATTTGAAAATTCAATTTTAGCCGATTGCGATGTTGATGCGGCTAATCTAAATCTTATGTTCAATTCAAAAGTGATTGAAAAACATGAATATTATGGAGGTAAAAAAGCAATAATTGTTCCTGAAAAGTGTGATGGATGTGGAATATGTAAAAAAGTGTGTAGATTTGAGGCTATTATAACTGTTAGCAATATCTATAAAGTTGATCAATATGCCTGTGAAGGTTGTAATGCATGTGTCATTTCCTGTCCTCAAAGGGCTATCAAATTAGTTGAATCATTATCGGGTGAATTTTATTATTCAGTTTCTGAAAACAAAAATATTATACATGCAAATCTTAATCCCGGTGAAGAAACATCTGGTGGACTTGTTGCTGAAGTTAGAAAACTTTCAATTGAAAAGGGGAAAAATTTAAAAAAAGAAATAATATTGATCGATGGAGCACCAGGCGTTGGATGTCCAGCTACATCGTCAATTGCAGCTACTTATTTTGTAATTATTGTTACTGAACCTACTTCTTCAGGAATACACGATTTAAAAAGAATTATTGATACTGTTAACCATTTCAAGAGAAATTTTGCAATAGTGATAAATAAATACGATATTAACGAAGAAATAACCGGTAAAATTGAAGACTTTTGTAAAGATGAAAAAATCGAAATACTTGGAAAAATTCCTTTTGATGAAACAGTAGAAAAAGCAATTCTTGAAACCAGACCCGTTGTTACGTATGAAAATAGTAAAGCGGCAAGAGCAATAATAGAGATTTATAAAAAACTATTAAAAGTCATTAAAAAGGAGGTGTAA
- a CDS encoding NifB/NifX family molybdenum-iron cluster-binding protein codes for MKIAIPSEGKTLDSMINDRYARAEYIIIYDIDREEIIEVIENDSSEAHGKGSKVSQLLTNKGVKILITQNVGKNALEVLKAANIEVYLSKKDTIKNAIQKLKDGTLEKIENPTN; via the coding sequence ATGAAAATAGCGATTCCATCTGAGGGTAAAACTCTTGATTCCATGATAAACGATAGATACGCAAGAGCTGAGTACATTATTATCTATGATATTGATAGAGAAGAAATTATCGAAGTTATTGAAAATGATTCCTCAGAGGCTCATGGTAAAGGCTCAAAAGTTTCCCAATTGCTTACAAACAAGGGAGTTAAAATATTAATAACTCAAAATGTCGGAAAAAACGCACTCGAAGTTCTCAAAGCAGCAAATATAGAAGTTTACTTATCAAAAAAAGATACTATAAAAAATGCTATTCAAAAACTCAAAGACGGTACCCTTGAAAAAATAGAAAATCCGACAAACTAA
- a CDS encoding 4Fe-4S binding protein, translated as MPWIKKENCIKCQICVNVCSVENAIYFEEDGYPFINNNICTRCGICMRKCPQNAIRPNYENPLLRGIGRGIRQQFKK; from the coding sequence ATGCCATGGATTAAAAAAGAAAATTGTATAAAATGCCAGATTTGTGTAAATGTTTGTTCTGTCGAAAATGCAATATACTTTGAAGAAGATGGCTATCCATTTATTAATAATAATATTTGTACAAGATGTGGGATATGTATGAGAAAATGTCCGCAAAATGCTATTCGCCCTAACTATGAAAACCCTTTACTCAGGGGTATTGGCAGAGGAATAAGACAACAGTTTAAGAAATGA
- a CDS encoding thymidine kinase, protein MTGKITVITGPMYSGKTTELLSFVEIYNIGKKKTLVFKPAVDNRYGHDIVSTHTGFSVKAEIIARASEIMKKITPEFDAIFIDEVQFLDTELVEIAKKLAFQGIDVYCAGLDMSYLEKPFETTARLLAIADVVIKKKAVCEKCGEHRATYSYKIVPDGGEIDVGGKDKYIAICRDCLKQLKST, encoded by the coding sequence GTGACTGGAAAAATTACAGTAATAACCGGACCCATGTATTCTGGAAAAACGACAGAACTTTTATCGTTTGTTGAAATCTATAATATTGGAAAGAAAAAAACACTGGTTTTCAAACCTGCTGTTGACAATCGATATGGTCATGACATTGTTTCGACTCATACTGGTTTTAGCGTAAAAGCTGAAATAATAGCAAGAGCTTCAGAAATAATGAAAAAAATAACACCAGAATTTGATGCAATTTTCATTGATGAGGTACAATTTCTTGATACAGAGTTGGTTGAAATTGCTAAAAAACTTGCTTTTCAAGGAATAGATGTTTACTGCGCTGGTCTTGATATGTCTTATCTTGAAAAACCATTTGAAACTACAGCTCGACTCTTAGCAATAGCAGATGTTGTTATAAAAAAGAAAGCAGTTTGCGAAAAATGCGGAGAACATAGGGCAACTTATTCTTACAAAATCGTTCCAGACGGCGGGGAGATTGATGTTGGAGGTAAAGATAAATACATCGCAATTTGCCGAGACTGTTTGAAACAACTTAAATCTACATAA